One Tubulanus polymorphus chromosome 5, tnTubPoly1.2, whole genome shotgun sequence DNA segment encodes these proteins:
- the LOC141905692 gene encoding uncharacterized protein LOC141905692 isoform X1 — translation MRLNYIASFLPKVFFMTFKILMTLLLASSLAAGQTAPCSCGNDTRPMLQSSFCRADHFVIVGTLLHRAAGTNGKFMYLLSSDTKIYQGTYFNTVLDDERCPMESLGNYVGTRVILTGLFNKKNGTAIAHRCRSFVEKSSLIPKDILSLLDGLQSCSEVRASGGSALNTFSLSIFTVTIATIHFNQS, via the exons ATGAGATTAAACTACATCGC TTCTTTTCTTCCTAAAGTATTCTTTATGACATTCAAGATACTAATGACATTACTGTTGGCCAGTTCACTGGCTGCAGGACAGACTGCTCCTTGTTCCTGTGGAAATGATACAAGACCGATGCTGCAATCGAGTTTCTGTCGAGCGGATCATTTCG TTATAGTTGGTACGTTACTGCATAGAGCCGCCGGAACGAATGGAAAATTCATGTATCTGCTTTCGTCAGACACAAAAATATACCAG GGAACTTATTTCAATACGGTATTGGATGATGAAAGATGCCCAATGGAATCGCTCGGTAACTACGTCGGGACTCGAGTAATCCTCACTG GCCTGTTCAACAAGAAAAACGGTACAGCCATCGCGCATAGATGTCGCTCGTTCGTCGAAAAGAGTTCTTTGATCCCGAAAGACATTCTCAGTCTCTTGGATGGATTGCAGTCATGTTCTGAAGTTAGGGCAAGTGGTGGATCTGCTCTGAATACATTCTCATTGTCCATATTTACAGTTACAATTGCTACGATTCATTTTAATCAATCATAA
- the LOC141905692 gene encoding uncharacterized protein LOC141905692 isoform X2 has protein sequence MTFKILMTLLLASSLAAGQTAPCSCGNDTRPMLQSSFCRADHFVIVGTLLHRAAGTNGKFMYLLSSDTKIYQGTYFNTVLDDERCPMESLGNYVGTRVILTGLFNKKNGTAIAHRCRSFVEKSSLIPKDILSLLDGLQSCSEVRASGGSALNTFSLSIFTVTIATIHFNQS, from the exons ATGACATTCAAGATACTAATGACATTACTGTTGGCCAGTTCACTGGCTGCAGGACAGACTGCTCCTTGTTCCTGTGGAAATGATACAAGACCGATGCTGCAATCGAGTTTCTGTCGAGCGGATCATTTCG TTATAGTTGGTACGTTACTGCATAGAGCCGCCGGAACGAATGGAAAATTCATGTATCTGCTTTCGTCAGACACAAAAATATACCAG GGAACTTATTTCAATACGGTATTGGATGATGAAAGATGCCCAATGGAATCGCTCGGTAACTACGTCGGGACTCGAGTAATCCTCACTG GCCTGTTCAACAAGAAAAACGGTACAGCCATCGCGCATAGATGTCGCTCGTTCGTCGAAAAGAGTTCTTTGATCCCGAAAGACATTCTCAGTCTCTTGGATGGATTGCAGTCATGTTCTGAAGTTAGGGCAAGTGGTGGATCTGCTCTGAATACATTCTCATTGTCCATATTTACAGTTACAATTGCTACGATTCATTTTAATCAATCATAA